GTACACCAGGAGTTAGTATAACTAgtcacatgaaatacatgaagcCAGACAGAGTAAAGCAAAATGGCCAATATTGCCAGTTTTATTGAAAACCAGTCTTCTGCTGCCGTTGAACCACGATGGGACCAAAGGTGGCCTTTCCTTCCCACTGAGGACCTAGAAGAGAAAAACAAGTTAAGCAGCCCCTCTTTTAGAGACACCTTAGAAATGCATTCTACCAACCTCCATAGCCAGCAGGGGCACTTAAACTGCCTGATCCACACGTTGAGTCACAACAGCCACAAACTTGGTCATTGCCATCAGCAGCAAACCACCTGCAATTAAGAGGATCAGACACTGCACCTTCAGCTTAATCAAAACTCCACATGGCAAGAAGCTTACCCATTGGAATAGAAGGAACAAGACTTGCGCTGGGCATCAGTGGGGGTGGAGGCAAGAGTGGCCTTCAGAACGCATGTGATGTAGATCTGCAAAAGCAACAGAAGTTATAAAactgggagaaaaaaagaaaaaatataattatccAATTCCTACATACAGAGGGATTGTCTCCCTGCTGGAACAGGAAGGCTTCGAGCTGGAACTGTAACTTGTCGGTCTGAGATTGAGGCAGGAAGTAGGAATTGGAACCTGTAGACTTGCCATCCACGAAGCACCTAGACACAGATGGTGGCATTACCAAAAGCAATTAAGGATAGCATGTGGTCACCAAGACAAGCCACCTGGTTGCCAACATTTGTAGAGGTTAAACTGCATTAATTGGGCTTGTTTGGAGTCAGACAGTTATCCAACACCTTCACCTAAACACCCTTCCAAGACCTGGCAGCCAGGCATTACCTTCTAGAACTAACTGATGCAACTTTAATAAGAACTGATCTTACCCATGATTCTCAATAAAGGAATATCTCGGCTGAGCTTGCACATCAGGCAATGGAGTGGCTACACAACGGTCCACAAGAACACGTAGAGGAACATGATTGAACAAAATCACAGAGGCTTCAAAATGAAGGTGGTCACCCAGAAAGTACAAGTTGGAAGGCCTCTGGAAGGACCAGTCATCTGCAAGAGAAGCCACATTTAGGATACAGCCAATGTCACAAAGCTGAATTTGGATGAAATACTAACCAGTCATGAGCTTCAAGGAGAAAACCAAGACTTCTTCCCCAGATGCCATTGAAGCAAAAGGGACCCATGCTGGCATCAAGACATTGCTGCTCACATTGTGAAACCTGAAGTTAGAGGCATTGCCATGTGGTTAAGGTGAGAAGCTTGTGCAAAACAGTACGCTAAAAGTACAAACTCAAGCTAGAGcatccccccccccctcccctatttggaatgcccaatcctcATGGTGACTCCTCAATCCAGGTAGCACAAGATCCCAGTTGCCTCTGAAATGGTTGGTCAATCCATGCACCTCATCTCGTGGCTTTAGCATGTTACCGGAGACATAGCGCATATGGaagcccacgctattctctgctgTATCGATGCAGAACTCAAAGCAATCCAAGGAGCGAGAAATCACACTATAGAAACAAGGAGGTTAACCaatgtgcctctaccctccctagcaaccgggcaaactTGGTTACCTAGGAGACTGgtcgagtcactcagcacaccctggattcgaactcgcaactccaggtgtggtagtcagcgccaatGCCTGCAGAGTTACATTTCCTCATTCAAGAAGAATCTgtacttcaaaaaaataaataatccaagGATATTAACTAATATGGCTGCCAAATGGTGTGGAGATGTCAGCTAAAAGCCATGTCTACATGGAAAATGTACCACTTAAAATAAGCAAATTTACTTGAGCCCCTGCATTTTTATAAAGTTAATGTTCACTTTGTCTCAATGGAACTTCTCAGATCTTAAAATATCTCCTTACAGTCAAGTTAGCTAGCTACCGATTAGCAGCTTGTGGAGTAGCCAAATATTTTAAGGGCAACTCAAACAGTAAGGCTAATTACAGTTAGCATGTAGGCTCCAATGTTACATTGCAAGTAGCTTGACCAACTCTGCCAACAAATGAACAGACTCACCTTGAAGTTGCAATTGTAATCAAGGAACAAGTTTGCTCAAATGAAGCCGATTACAAGCTATAGTAACACATCCCTTAGAAGTCACCATGACCTGGAGATGAAAGATACAAAGTCACTTGCCTTGAATAATGGCACTGAATGCCAATGTTGGCACTATTAGCCCTGTGAATTGGAGTTCCAACATATGGCTCAGGGGTGTACGTAAGGGCAAAGGTGTAGACAAGTGCATCTTCAGTCATCTGTAAAAAAGGAGTGGGGTTACACAGTCGTTCATACTCGACTACAGCAAACAAGAGTAATGTACGGGGTTCTCACCATCAGCACACTGTTGCAGTCCTGTAGCTCATATTCAAAGATGAGAACCTTAGATTCAGAGTCCTCACCAACTGCAGAACATCCTCCCAAAGTAAGGCCAG
The Xyrauchen texanus isolate HMW12.3.18 chromosome 22, RBS_HiC_50CHRs, whole genome shotgun sequence DNA segment above includes these coding regions:
- the LOC127662275 gene encoding zona pellucida sperm-binding protein 3-like encodes the protein MVLSQGAIVVLVCAVFGLCSAWSNLGRFKDPKSDLASSFRGPVSSPAGLWNPQQIAAPYQGALSGDSRVLVQEPLGVQSKQLMQGPVKPLDWRYPIVPEVQSELAVDFQMRQPVTPSSVAVQCGERAVLIEAKRDLFGNGLLIQPSGLTLGGCSAVGEDSESKVLIFEYELQDCNSVLMMTEDALVYTFALTYTPEPYVGTPIHRANSANIGIQCHYSRFHNVSSNVLMPAWVPFASMASGEEVLVFSLKLMTDDWSFQRPSNLYFLGDHLHFEASVILFNHVPLRVLVDRCVATPLPDVQAQPRYSFIENHGCFVDGKSTGSNSYFLPQSQTDKLQFQLEAFLFQQGDNPSIYITCVLKATLASTPTDAQRKSCSFYSNGWFAADGNDQVCGCCDSTCGSGSLSAPAGYGGPQWEGKATFGPIVVQRQQKTGFQ